One stretch of Lemur catta isolate mLemCat1 chromosome 2, mLemCat1.pri, whole genome shotgun sequence DNA includes these proteins:
- the HMGA1 gene encoding high mobility group protein HMG-I/HMG-Y isoform X1, which translates to MSESSSKSSQPLASKQEKDGTEKRGRGRPRKQPPVSPGTALVGSQKEPSEVPTPKRPRGRPKGSKNKGAAKTRKTTTTPGRKPRGRPKKLEKEEEEGISQESSEEEQ; encoded by the exons ATGAGCGAGTCGAGCTCGAAGTCCAGCCAGCCCCTGGCCTCCAAGCAGGAAAAGGACGGCACTGAGAAGCGGGGCCGCGGCAGGCCGCGCAAGCAGCCTCCGGTGAGTCCCGGGACAGCGCTGGTAGGGAGTCAG AAGGAGCCCAGCGAAGTGCCAACACCTAAGAGACCTCGGGGCCGACCAAAGGGAAGCAAAAACAAGGGTGCTGCCAAGACCCGG AAAACCACCACAACTCCAGGAAGGAAACCAAGGGGCAGACCCAAAAAACTG gagaaggaggaagaggagggcatcTCGCAGGAATCCTCAGAGGAGGAGCAGTGA
- the HMGA1 gene encoding high mobility group protein HMG-I/HMG-Y isoform X2 has protein sequence MSESSSKSSQPLASKQEKDGTEKRGRGRPRKQPPKEPSEVPTPKRPRGRPKGSKNKGAAKTRKTTTTPGRKPRGRPKKLEKEEEEGISQESSEEEQ, from the exons ATGAGCGAGTCGAGCTCGAAGTCCAGCCAGCCCCTGGCCTCCAAGCAGGAAAAGGACGGCACTGAGAAGCGGGGCCGCGGCAGGCCGCGCAAGCAGCCTCCG AAGGAGCCCAGCGAAGTGCCAACACCTAAGAGACCTCGGGGCCGACCAAAGGGAAGCAAAAACAAGGGTGCTGCCAAGACCCGG AAAACCACCACAACTCCAGGAAGGAAACCAAGGGGCAGACCCAAAAAACTG gagaaggaggaagaggagggcatcTCGCAGGAATCCTCAGAGGAGGAGCAGTGA
- the SMIM29 gene encoding small integral membrane protein 29 isoform X1, whose protein sequence is MSNTTVPNAPQANSDSMVGYVLGPFFLITLVGVVVAVVMYVQKKQRVDRLRHHLLPMYSYDPAEELHEAEQELLSDVGDPKVVHGWQSGYQHKRMPLLDVKT, encoded by the exons ATGAGTAACACCACAGTGCCCAATGCCCCCCAGGCCAACAGCGACTCCATGGTGGGCTATGTGTTGGGACCCTTCTTCCTCATCACCCTGGTCggggtggtggtggctgtg GTGATGTATGTGCAGAAGAAGCAGCG AGTGGACCGGCTTCGCCATCACCTGCTCCCCATGTACAGCTATGACCCTGCTGAGGAGCTGCATGAGGCTGAGCAGGAGCTACTCTCTGATGTGGGAGACCCGAAG GTGGTACACGGCTGGCAGAGCGGCTACCAGCACAAGCGGATGCCCTTGCTGGATGTCAAGACATGA
- the SMIM29 gene encoding small integral membrane protein 29 isoform X2 — MCRRSSGKCPWPQFYSQPPTRVLLTFLPIGSGLSAQLVDRLRHHLLPMYSYDPAEELHEAEQELLSDVGDPKVVHGWQSGYQHKRMPLLDVKT, encoded by the exons ATGTGCAGAAGAAGCAGCGGTAAGTGTCCCTGGCCGCAGTTCTACTCCCAGCCGCCGACTCGTGTTCTGCTTACATTTCTTCCCATAGGATCCGGGTTGTCTGCGCAGTT AGTGGACCGGCTTCGCCATCACCTGCTCCCCATGTACAGCTATGACCCTGCTGAGGAGCTGCATGAGGCTGAGCAGGAGCTACTCTCTGATGTGGGAGACCCGAAG GTGGTACACGGCTGGCAGAGCGGCTACCAGCACAAGCGGATGCCCTTGCTGGATGTCAAGACATGA